In Dromaius novaehollandiae isolate bDroNov1 chromosome 3, bDroNov1.hap1, whole genome shotgun sequence, the following are encoded in one genomic region:
- the PLEK gene encoding pleckstrin — translation MEREPMRIREGYLVKKGSMFNTWKPMWVVLLEDGIEFYKRKADNSPKGMVPLKGSSINSPCQDFGKRMFVFKLTAAKQQDHFFQAAYLEERDAWVRDIKKAIQCIDGGQRFARKSTRRSIRLPETINLSALYLSMKDPEKGIKELKLEKDKKIFNHCFTGTSVIDWLVSSNSIRNRKEGLMLASSLLNEGYLQPAGDTSKAAAEGLSDTPFLDLTDAYYYFPDSGFFCEGNSSDDDVVLKEEFRGIVVKQGCLLKQGHRRKNWKVRKFVLREDPAYLHYYDPAGGEDPLGAIHLRGCVVTAVEDMPDSKKYDIDNNLFEIITANEIHYYLQAASSAERTEWIKAIQAVARTGK, via the exons ATGGAGCGAGAACCAATGCGAATAAGGGAAGGCTACTTGGTTAAGAAG GGCAGTATGTTTAATACTTGGAAGCCAATGTGGGTTGTGCTCTTAGAAGATGGAATTGAATTCTACAAGCGGAAGGCTGACAACAGCCCCAAAGGGATGGTCCCACTAAAAGGAAGCTCTATTAACAGCCCATGCCAAGATTTTGGCAAAAGAATG TTTGTCTTCAAGCTCACTGCGGCCAAGCAGCAGGACCATTTCTTCCAAGCTGCCTACCTAGAGGAGAGAGATGCCTGGGTACGGGATATCAAGAAAGCTATTCAGTGCATAGATGGAGGCCAGAGATTTGCTAGAAAATCCACAAGAAGGTCTATCAGATTGCCTGAAACAATCAACCTGAG TGCTTTGTACCTTTCAATGAAAGATCCTGAAAAGGGAATAAAGGAGTTAAAGctggaaaaagataaaaaaatattCAACCATTGCTTTACAG GCACCTCTGTGATTGACTGGCTAGTATCTAGCAATTCCATCCGAAATCGCAAAGAGGGCCTCATGCTTGCCTCTTCCCTCTTGAATGAAGGTTACCTGCAGCCTGCAGGGGATACATCCAAGGCTGCTGCAGAGGGCCTGTCAGACACCCCCTTCTTAGATCTGACCGATGCCTATTATTATTTT CCAGACAGTGGGTTTTTCTGCGAGGGGAATTCTAGCGATGATGATGTGGTCCTGAAAGAAGAATTCAGAGGCATAGTGGTCAAACAAGGATGTTTACTGAAACAG GGACATCGGAGGAAAAACTGGAAAGTGAGAAAGTTTGTTTTAAGAGAGGACCCTGCATATCTTCACTACTATGATCCTGCTGGA GGAGAAGATCCACTAGGAGCAATTCACTTGCGGGGCTGCGTGGTCACAGCAGTGGAAGATATGCCAGACT CCAAGAAGTATGATATTGACAATAACCTGTTTGAAATCATCACAGCAAATGAAATCCACTATTACTTGCAAGCAGCCTCATCCGCAGAGCGTACAGAGTGGATCAAAGCAATTCAGGCAGTTGCTAGAACTGGGAAATGA